In a genomic window of Amycolatopsis japonica:
- a CDS encoding type 1 glutamine amidotransferase domain-containing protein, producing MARILMIVSAADHVRLTDGVDHPTGYWAEEVAESHRVLAAAGHRVEIATPSGLRPTVDPISLDERGGVDAATGAKFAEYLEKLDLSAPLKLSDVSAGTYDAFYLPGGHGPMTDLVDDADLGALLNDADAQGKTIAALCHGLAALLSARREDGSFTFAGRSMTSFSDEEERQGGLGEKTPFFVEARLREQGAIVTPAAAWSSEVVVDGNLVTGQNPQSSVATAEHVVARLKTA from the coding sequence ATGGCGCGGATCCTCATGATCGTCTCGGCCGCGGACCACGTGCGGCTCACGGACGGCGTCGACCACCCGACCGGCTACTGGGCCGAAGAGGTCGCCGAGTCGCACCGAGTGCTCGCCGCGGCGGGCCACCGGGTGGAGATCGCGACACCGTCCGGGCTCCGGCCGACCGTCGACCCGATCAGCCTCGACGAACGCGGCGGCGTCGACGCGGCCACGGGCGCGAAGTTCGCCGAGTACCTCGAGAAGCTCGACCTTTCGGCGCCGCTCAAGCTCTCCGACGTCTCGGCCGGCACCTACGACGCCTTCTACCTGCCCGGCGGACACGGCCCGATGACCGACCTGGTGGACGACGCCGACCTCGGTGCCCTGCTGAACGACGCCGACGCGCAGGGCAAGACCATCGCCGCGCTCTGCCACGGACTCGCCGCCTTGCTCAGCGCACGTCGCGAGGATGGCTCGTTCACCTTCGCGGGCCGCTCGATGACGTCGTTCAGCGACGAGGAGGAACGGCAGGGCGGACTGGGCGAGAAGACTCCCTTCTTCGTCGAGGCGCGGCTCCGGGAACAGGGCGCGATCGTCACTCCGGCGGCCGCCTGGTCGAGCGAGGTCGTCGTGGACGGAAACCTTGTCACCGGCCAGAACCCGCAGTCCAGTGTCGCGACCGCGGAACACGTGGTGGCGCGGCTGAAGACGGCGTGA
- a CDS encoding TetR/AcrR family transcriptional regulator, with amino-acid sequence MTVAGSPAAARGKLVRQRLLEAAVALVPELGWSAVSTRILAERAGVTPSVVHYHFPSLQALMIEGVLGAMREVAVAFEPALESVETPADAVDALLASVGEYSGTDPMSLLFAEAYLAATRDDTLRQGIRELLAGLRTRFGGWLAERGVADADDTAAALLAAVDGLLLHRALGPESGRIVSPAVLRRLVG; translated from the coding sequence ATGACGGTGGCAGGATCCCCGGCCGCGGCGCGTGGCAAACTCGTTCGGCAACGGTTGCTCGAAGCGGCCGTCGCGCTCGTGCCCGAACTCGGCTGGTCCGCGGTCAGTACCCGGATCCTGGCCGAACGCGCGGGTGTCACGCCGAGCGTCGTGCACTACCACTTCCCGTCGCTGCAGGCCTTGATGATCGAGGGCGTGCTCGGCGCGATGCGCGAGGTCGCGGTCGCTTTCGAGCCGGCGCTGGAATCCGTCGAGACGCCGGCGGACGCGGTGGACGCGCTGCTGGCGTCGGTCGGCGAATACTCCGGCACCGACCCGATGTCGTTGCTGTTCGCCGAGGCCTATCTCGCCGCGACCCGCGATGACACCTTGCGTCAAGGCATCCGCGAGCTGCTCGCCGGCCTGCGCACCAGGTTCGGCGGGTGGCTGGCGGAGCGGGGAGTGGCCGACGCCGACGACACGGCGGCGGCACTCCTCGCCGCGGTCGACGGGCTTTTGCTGCATCGGGCGCTCGGACCGGAGTCCGGCCGGATCGTCTCTCCGGCCGTCCTGCGCAGGCTGGTCGGCTGA
- a CDS encoding LysR family transcriptional regulator translates to MPNLDRLATFLSIYRLGSLSAAAAELGLTQPAVTGQLLKLEEELGEQLFVRSRLGAAPTARAAELAARIGTRIDELRGALTAGDDEVQYREQVAIGGASDGMATRFLPALAPLTERGLRLTVTLGLADELLSALEAARLDLVLSPVRPRQRGITAIPLIDEEFVLVAAPALARSVDPALLAADPVPALAHLPLIAYAGDLPIIRRYWRSEFGRRPPNRVAMVVPDLRAILAVVVTGAGASVLPRYIAAAALEAGSVSIVHTPEVPPLNTIYLAHRSGTVRPVVTLIRDRLMERARAWGSL, encoded by the coding sequence ATGCCCAACTTGGACCGGCTGGCGACCTTCCTGTCGATCTACCGCCTCGGCTCGCTCTCCGCAGCCGCCGCGGAGCTCGGCCTGACCCAGCCCGCCGTCACCGGGCAGCTGCTCAAGCTCGAGGAGGAACTCGGCGAACAGCTCTTCGTCCGGTCACGGCTCGGTGCGGCGCCGACCGCCCGCGCGGCCGAACTCGCCGCCAGGATCGGCACCCGGATCGACGAACTGCGGGGCGCGCTGACGGCGGGCGACGACGAGGTCCAGTACCGCGAACAAGTGGCGATCGGCGGCGCGAGCGACGGCATGGCGACGCGGTTCCTGCCCGCGCTCGCCCCGCTGACCGAACGAGGGCTGCGGCTCACCGTCACCCTCGGGCTCGCCGACGAACTCCTGTCCGCCCTCGAAGCCGCGCGCCTGGACCTCGTCCTCTCGCCGGTCCGGCCACGGCAACGCGGCATCACCGCGATTCCGTTGATCGACGAGGAGTTCGTGCTCGTCGCCGCCCCCGCGCTCGCCCGGAGCGTCGACCCCGCACTGCTCGCCGCCGACCCGGTGCCTGCGCTGGCCCACCTGCCGCTGATCGCCTACGCCGGCGATCTGCCGATCATCCGCCGCTACTGGCGCAGCGAATTCGGGCGGCGGCCGCCGAACCGCGTCGCGATGGTCGTACCCGATCTCCGCGCGATCCTCGCCGTCGTCGTCACGGGAGCCGGGGCGAGTGTGCTGCCGCGCTACATCGCCGCGGCCGCGCTCGAAGCGGGCTCGGTCTCGATCGTGCACACCCCGGAAGTGCCGCCGCTGAACACCATCTATCTCGCGCACCGCTCCGGGACGGTGCGGCCGGTCGTGACCCTCATTCGCGACCGGCTGATGGAACGCGCCCGCGCCTGGGGTTCACTCTGA
- a CDS encoding GlxA family transcriptional regulator: MLKSVAVVLLDDFAAFEFGVVCEVFGYDRTDDGLPLLDFRVCGERAGEPLSLGHGVKVTPEHGLEATEDADLVVVPACDVRDEYPPAVLEALRAVSARGATLLSVCTGAFVLGAAGLLDGRRCTNHWRHSERFRKRFPEARLDPDVLFVDDGDIITSAGTAAGIDACLHLVRRELGSAAATVIARRMVVPPQREGGQRQFVELPIPECTGDSLQPVLTWMLDTIDHEHPVADLARRARMSERTFARKFVAETGTTPHRWLSTQRVLHARSLLEETTMSIDEVARRCGFGSGALLRHHFHKVVGVSPQDYRRTFAPQRV, from the coding sequence ATGCTGAAGAGCGTCGCCGTGGTGCTGCTGGACGACTTCGCCGCGTTCGAGTTCGGTGTCGTCTGCGAGGTGTTCGGTTACGACCGCACCGATGACGGACTGCCGCTGCTCGACTTCCGCGTGTGCGGGGAGCGGGCCGGAGAGCCGCTGAGCCTCGGTCACGGTGTCAAGGTCACCCCGGAACACGGTCTCGAAGCGACGGAAGACGCGGACCTGGTAGTCGTCCCCGCCTGCGACGTGCGCGACGAATACCCGCCCGCGGTGCTCGAAGCGCTCCGTGCGGTTTCGGCGCGAGGCGCCACACTGCTTTCGGTGTGCACCGGCGCGTTCGTGCTGGGCGCCGCGGGGCTGCTCGACGGGCGGCGGTGCACGAACCACTGGCGGCACAGCGAGCGGTTCCGGAAGCGTTTTCCCGAGGCGCGGCTGGATCCGGACGTCCTCTTCGTCGACGACGGCGACATCATCACCAGCGCCGGAACGGCCGCCGGCATCGACGCGTGCCTGCATCTGGTCCGGCGCGAACTCGGCTCCGCCGCGGCCACCGTGATCGCCCGGCGCATGGTGGTGCCGCCGCAACGGGAAGGCGGGCAACGCCAGTTCGTCGAGTTGCCGATCCCGGAGTGCACCGGGGACAGTCTTCAGCCGGTGCTCACGTGGATGCTCGACACCATCGACCACGAACATCCCGTCGCCGATCTGGCCCGCCGGGCCCGGATGTCCGAGCGCACCTTCGCCCGCAAGTTCGTCGCGGAGACGGGCACCACACCGCACCGATGGCTTTCGACACAACGGGTTCTGCACGCGAGGTCGCTACTCGAGGAGACGACGATGAGCATCGACGAGGTCGCGCGTCGCTGCGGCTTCGGCTCAGGAGCCTTGCTGCGTCACCATTTCCACAAGGTCGTCGGCGTTTCCCCGCAGGACTACCGACGAACCTTCGCACCGCAGCGCGTTTGA